A part of Melittangium boletus DSM 14713 genomic DNA contains:
- the argH gene encoding argininosuccinate lyase, which yields MSAQTIGRLSKPPHPELFEALYEPRFIDDLEHVLPHLLDIDLAHVVMLGHRGILSREIAAPLLSLNREMAEQVRTGASLFTPPPSHRGLYLLYESQYVERLGGEIGGAAHIARSRNDINAAVTRMRAREGLLDLLGGCVELARAMSALAAAHVETAMPAFTHLQPAQPSSLGHYLSAVLSEVLRTAHWLLEAYPRLNQSPMGAAAGVGTSFAIDREEVARLLGFTSVIANSADSVASRDYVIHVLSGASLLGITLTRMATDLQAWASHAYGFLTWPDDMVSTSSIMPQKRNAFVLENIRGQGAQASGGLMNALLGMKNTPFSNSVEVSAESTAPLWPALDSTRLALRLSTLLMKNVIVHPARMSEFLRAADTTMTALADYLVSRHGLSFRTAHDVVGKLVSRLSGAPAPGLADLKLGLEALLVEKTQRAFALDEAELARVLDPDTGLRAAAYGGGPAPDAVREQLRQLDAQRELLVTRVEEHRQHLSQASADLTRAALALTTDAR from the coding sequence TTGAGCGCCCAGACGATCGGGCGGCTGTCGAAGCCACCTCACCCCGAGCTGTTCGAGGCGCTCTACGAGCCGCGCTTCATCGACGATCTGGAGCATGTCCTTCCCCACCTGTTGGACATCGACCTGGCGCACGTCGTCATGCTCGGTCACCGGGGCATCCTGTCCCGGGAGATCGCGGCGCCGCTGCTGTCGCTCAACCGCGAGATGGCCGAACAGGTCCGCACCGGGGCCTCGCTCTTCACGCCCCCGCCCTCGCACCGCGGCCTCTACCTGCTGTACGAATCCCAGTATGTCGAGCGCCTGGGCGGAGAGATCGGCGGCGCCGCGCACATCGCGCGCAGCCGCAACGACATCAACGCCGCGGTGACCCGGATGCGGGCGCGCGAGGGACTGCTCGACCTGCTCGGCGGGTGTGTGGAACTGGCCCGGGCGATGTCCGCCCTGGCGGCGGCGCACGTGGAGACCGCGATGCCGGCCTTCACCCACCTCCAGCCAGCGCAGCCGAGCAGCCTGGGACACTACCTGTCCGCGGTGCTCTCGGAGGTGCTGCGCACCGCCCACTGGTTGCTGGAAGCCTATCCGCGCCTGAACCAGTCCCCCATGGGGGCCGCGGCCGGAGTCGGAACGTCCTTCGCGATCGATCGGGAGGAAGTCGCCCGGTTGCTGGGCTTCACCAGCGTCATCGCCAACTCGGCCGACTCGGTGGCGTCCCGGGACTATGTCATCCACGTGCTCAGCGGGGCCTCGCTGCTCGGCATCACCCTGACGCGGATGGCGACCGACCTGCAAGCGTGGGCCAGTCACGCGTATGGCTTCCTGACCTGGCCGGACGACATGGTCAGCACCAGCTCCATCATGCCGCAGAAGCGCAATGCCTTCGTCCTGGAGAACATCCGGGGGCAGGGAGCGCAGGCCAGCGGTGGCCTCATGAACGCGCTGCTCGGCATGAAGAACACGCCGTTCTCCAATAGCGTCGAGGTGAGCGCCGAGTCCACGGCTCCGCTGTGGCCCGCGCTGGACAGTACCCGGCTGGCACTGCGGCTGAGCACCCTCCTGATGAAGAACGTCATCGTCCACCCGGCACGCATGAGCGAGTTCCTGCGCGCCGCCGACACCACGATGACCGCGCTCGCGGACTACCTGGTGTCACGCCATGGCCTGTCGTTCCGCACGGCCCATGATGTGGTGGGCAAGCTCGTCTCGCGCTTGTCGGGTGCGCCCGCGCCAGGACTCGCCGACCTCAAGCTCGGGCTCGAGGCGCTCCTCGTCGAGAAGACCCAGCGCGCCTTCGCGCTCGACGAGGCGGAGTTGGCACGCGTGCTGGATCCCGACACGGGGTTGCGCGCCGCCGCGTATGGAGGCGGGCCCGCCCCGGACGCCGTGCGCGAGCAACTGCGCCAGCTCGATGCCCAGCGGGAGCTGCTCGTCACCCGCGTCGAGGAGCACCGCCAGCACCTCTCACAGGCCTCGGCCGACCTCACCCGGGCGGCCCTGGCCCTCACCACGGATGCACGGTGA
- a CDS encoding aminoacyl-tRNA deacylase, with amino-acid sequence MSHSGDAAQHPPASDKLREYLRERAVDATLIQPGSDMPTVPLAAAALGVEPGQIVKSIVFEGKKQRDQVGLAIAPGDLRVDVSKVGAALGYTSLKLAQPDTVLRAAGYAVGGVPPVGHSTPIRVVIDKRVLDYPFVYGGGGDEQHMLRISPADIVRLTEAVVADITSVPVPASPGKPS; translated from the coding sequence ATGAGCCATTCCGGGGACGCTGCCCAACATCCTCCCGCCAGCGACAAGCTGCGCGAATACCTGCGTGAGCGAGCCGTGGATGCGACATTGATCCAGCCCGGCTCGGACATGCCGACCGTGCCCCTGGCCGCCGCCGCGCTGGGCGTGGAGCCGGGGCAGATCGTCAAATCGATTGTCTTCGAAGGCAAGAAGCAACGCGATCAAGTCGGTCTGGCCATTGCCCCGGGAGACCTGCGCGTGGATGTGTCCAAGGTGGGCGCCGCGCTTGGCTACACGTCACTCAAGCTGGCACAACCCGACACGGTCCTGCGCGCGGCGGGCTACGCGGTGGGCGGTGTTCCTCCCGTCGGGCACAGCACCCCGATCCGGGTCGTCATCGACAAGCGGGTGCTCGACTACCCGTTCGTGTACGGAGGGGGCGGCGATGAGCAGCACATGCTTCGGATCAGCCCCGCGGACATCGTCCGGCTGACGGAGGCCGTGGTCGCGGACATCACCTCCGTGCCTGTCCCCGCCAGTCCCGGGAAGCCGTCTTGA
- a CDS encoding ATP-grasp domain-containing protein, which translates to MSHFVFIESNTTGTGRLAVERLLAQGDQVTFITRQPRKYPFLNSSAAGLRVLEVETNDVAAVKASVRELQRRATPDALVTFSTFYVPTVAEVAADSGFRYLNPRTALDCHDKYRSRQVLRGAGLPTPDFWLVTTDEELLRVSETARYPCVVKPIAESGSNGVRLVNDREEFLAHARMLRARRVNEREQPLEGHLLIESLLSGPEFSVETITLGPGRTHVIGVTAKHLSTPPHFVEMGHDFPADLEPKARQALEEATVAALDAVGFDWGPAHTELRFTPTGPVVVEINPRLAGGMIPELVRYATGIDQLTVMLDMLLGKPVSLQATRQEYAAIRFLTAPRRGRITRVSGVEEARRLPGVRDVSVDKGVGSVVRFPENAIDRLGFVIASSPHRAEVIAGVNQARALIELQLEDVKDA; encoded by the coding sequence ATGAGCCACTTCGTCTTCATCGAGAGCAACACCACGGGTACCGGCCGGCTCGCCGTCGAGCGCCTGCTCGCGCAAGGCGATCAGGTCACGTTCATCACCCGGCAGCCCAGGAAGTACCCGTTCCTGAACTCCTCGGCGGCCGGCCTGCGCGTCCTCGAGGTCGAGACCAACGACGTGGCGGCGGTGAAGGCCAGCGTGAGGGAACTGCAACGGCGGGCGACGCCCGACGCGCTCGTCACCTTCTCCACCTTCTACGTCCCCACCGTCGCCGAGGTCGCGGCGGACAGCGGCTTCCGCTACCTGAATCCGCGCACGGCGCTCGACTGTCACGACAAGTACCGCTCCCGCCAGGTGCTGCGGGGCGCCGGGCTGCCGACGCCCGACTTCTGGCTCGTGACGACGGACGAGGAGCTGCTGCGGGTCAGTGAGACGGCCCGCTACCCCTGTGTGGTCAAGCCCATCGCGGAGAGCGGCAGCAACGGCGTGCGTCTGGTCAACGACCGGGAGGAGTTCCTGGCTCACGCCCGGATGCTCCGGGCCCGGCGTGTCAACGAGCGCGAGCAGCCGTTGGAAGGCCACCTGCTGATCGAAAGCCTGCTCAGCGGTCCCGAGTTCAGTGTCGAGACGATCACCCTCGGTCCGGGCCGCACCCACGTCATCGGCGTCACCGCCAAGCACCTGTCCACCCCTCCGCATTTCGTCGAGATGGGTCATGACTTCCCGGCCGATCTGGAGCCCAAGGCCCGTCAGGCACTCGAGGAGGCCACGGTGGCGGCGCTGGACGCGGTGGGCTTCGATTGGGGCCCGGCGCACACCGAGCTTCGCTTCACCCCCACCGGCCCGGTGGTCGTGGAGATCAACCCCCGGCTCGCGGGCGGGATGATTCCCGAGCTGGTGCGCTACGCCACGGGGATTGATCAGCTCACCGTGATGCTGGACATGCTGCTCGGCAAGCCAGTGTCATTGCAGGCGACCCGTCAGGAGTACGCGGCCATCCGCTTCTTGACCGCGCCACGCCGGGGCCGCATCACCCGCGTCTCGGGCGTCGAGGAGGCGAGGCGCCTGCCCGGCGTCCGCGACGTGAGCGTGGACAAGGGCGTGGGCAGCGTGGTCCGCTTCCCGGAGAACGCCATCGATCGGCTGGGCTTCGTCATCGCCAGCAGTCCCCACCGCGCGGAGGTGATCGCGGGCGTCAATCAGGCGCGC
- the ltaE gene encoding low-specificity L-threonine aldolase: MIDLLSDTVTLPTPAMLAAITNASLGDDVYNEDPTVSRLEALAAAMLGKEAAALMPSGTMANLVAMMSHCPRGAEVLVGDETDIYNYEAGGASVLGGLVLHPVKTQPDGRLALADLAQAIRDPNDEQCAPAGLICLENTHNRCGGVVLPLSYLAEVRRFATERGLPVHMDGARVFNAACALDVPVSRVTQYADSVQFCLSKGLSAPIGSMLVGSQAFIKSAKRLRKMLGGGMRQAGIIAAAGVVALEQMVGRLAEDHVHARRLAAGLQEMPGIQLDLSTVQTNIVIFRVTDERFSWQSFLSALKQRGVRMGELGYGRVRAVTHYGISESDVDATLSAVADVLRTGP, translated from the coding sequence CTGATCGATCTGCTCAGCGATACGGTGACGCTGCCGACTCCCGCCATGTTGGCGGCCATCACGAACGCGTCCCTGGGTGATGACGTCTACAACGAAGATCCCACGGTGAGCCGCCTGGAGGCGCTGGCCGCGGCCATGTTGGGCAAGGAGGCCGCGGCGCTGATGCCAAGCGGCACCATGGCCAACCTGGTGGCGATGATGAGCCATTGTCCCCGTGGCGCCGAGGTGCTGGTGGGGGACGAGACGGACATCTACAATTACGAGGCGGGTGGGGCCTCGGTCCTGGGCGGGCTCGTGCTGCACCCCGTCAAGACCCAGCCCGATGGCCGGTTGGCGCTCGCCGATCTGGCCCAGGCCATCCGGGATCCCAACGACGAGCAGTGCGCCCCGGCGGGTTTGATCTGTCTGGAGAATACCCATAACCGTTGTGGCGGTGTGGTGCTCCCGCTGAGCTACCTCGCGGAAGTGAGACGCTTCGCGACGGAGCGGGGGCTGCCCGTGCACATGGATGGGGCGCGTGTCTTCAACGCCGCGTGCGCCCTCGACGTGCCCGTGTCGCGCGTCACCCAGTACGCGGACTCGGTGCAGTTCTGCCTGTCAAAGGGCCTGTCGGCGCCCATCGGCTCGATGCTGGTGGGCTCCCAGGCCTTCATCAAAAGCGCCAAGCGGCTGCGCAAGATGCTCGGTGGAGGCATGCGGCAGGCGGGCATCATCGCCGCCGCGGGCGTCGTCGCGCTGGAGCAGATGGTCGGGCGCCTGGCCGAGGACCACGTTCACGCCAGGCGGCTGGCGGCCGGTCTCCAAGAGATGCCGGGCATCCAGCTCGACCTGTCCACGGTGCAGACCAACATCGTCATCTTCCGCGTCACGGACGAGCGCTTCAGCTGGCAGTCGTTCTTGAGCGCCTTGAAGCAGCGGGGCGTGCGGATGGGCGAGCTGGGCTACGGCCGCGTCCGCGCGGTGACGCATTACGGCATCTCCGAGTCCGACGTGGACGCGACCCTCTCGGCTGTCGCGGACGTGCTGCGCACCGGGCCCTGA
- a CDS encoding cysteine synthase family protein, with protein MKNTPLARLRGRSVSAPRARLWGKLELAMPGQMKDRVALQAVEDAEARGELRPGGVIAESSSGTMAEGLARVGSLKGYRVIIVTDPRMDTTAAAKLRALGAELEIVDTYHPEGGWQYSRLQRLREVLARNPGAFWPRQYDTPSNPNAYVNHLSQELLEALGSNLAAVVGTVGSGGSLSGTAAALRQRLPDIRIVAVDAVGSVQFNQPNLKRLQSGHGNSIIAGNINYRVMDEAHWLSDGEVFSGCWELARREGIFAGGSSGAAYIVASWIAEQYGPDRDVVVILPDRGDRYAETIYSQDYLAKHGLVGIEAAAQPQRIRYGVDVAERWSWAPLPHDGSVPYHAADAILSGHLTRELGLE; from the coding sequence ATGAAGAACACGCCCCTGGCGCGGTTGCGCGGCCGGAGCGTCTCGGCTCCCCGTGCGCGGCTCTGGGGCAAGCTGGAGCTGGCCATGCCCGGGCAGATGAAGGACCGGGTCGCGCTCCAAGCCGTCGAGGATGCCGAGGCCCGGGGTGAACTGCGCCCCGGAGGCGTGATCGCCGAGAGCTCGTCCGGCACCATGGCGGAAGGCCTGGCTCGCGTCGGCAGTCTCAAGGGCTATCGGGTCATCATCGTCACCGACCCCCGCATGGACACGACCGCCGCCGCCAAGCTGCGCGCGCTGGGCGCCGAGCTGGAGATCGTGGACACCTACCACCCCGAGGGAGGCTGGCAGTACTCCCGGCTGCAGCGGCTGCGCGAGGTGCTGGCCCGGAATCCAGGGGCCTTCTGGCCCCGGCAGTACGACACGCCGAGCAACCCCAACGCCTACGTCAACCACCTCTCGCAGGAGCTGCTCGAGGCGCTGGGGTCCAACCTGGCCGCGGTGGTCGGCACCGTGGGCAGCGGCGGCTCGCTGAGCGGGACCGCGGCGGCGCTCCGCCAGCGACTGCCCGACATCCGGATCGTGGCGGTCGATGCCGTGGGCTCGGTCCAGTTCAACCAGCCGAACCTGAAACGGCTCCAGAGCGGCCACGGCAACAGCATCATCGCCGGCAACATCAATTACCGCGTCATGGACGAGGCGCACTGGCTGTCGGACGGCGAGGTCTTCTCCGGGTGCTGGGAGCTGGCGCGCCGCGAGGGCATCTTCGCGGGCGGCTCCTCGGGCGCGGCCTACATCGTGGCCTCCTGGATCGCCGAGCAGTACGGCCCGGATCGGGACGTGGTGGTGATCCTCCCGGATCGGGGAGATCGCTACGCGGAGACGATCTACTCCCAGGACTATCTGGCCAAACACGGCCTGGTGGGCATCGAGGCGGCGGCCCAACCCCAGCGGATCCGCTACGGCGTCGACGTCGCCGAGCGGTGGAGCTGGGCTCCCCTCCCCCATGATGGTTCCGTTCCCTATCACGCGGCCGATGCCATCCTCAGCGGCCACCTGACGCGCGAGCTGGGACTCGAATAG